In the genome of Synechococcus sp. UW179A, the window CCAGTGTGATGAGCAATGCCGCGTCGGTGGCACTACTGGTGCCTGTGGCCACACAGCTGGCTCCCTCTCTGAACCTTCCCCCTCAGGCTTTATTGCTCACTGTGCTGTTCGGAGCCAGTCAGTCGTTCCTCACTCCGATGGGATATCAAACCAACCTGATGGTTTTCGGACCAGGGCGTTATCGCTTTTTTGATGTGGCCCGCTATGGGGCCGGTCTCACGTTGCTGATGACCTTTCTGGTTCCTGGACTGATCCTGGCCCAGGCAGGAGGCCGCTGAGCGCATGGCACTCCCCAGGGCTATTCACCGCACTCAGGCGTGGTACCGGCGCCTCACCGTGCCCCAGTTCACCGTCGTAACGGGATTGCTGGTCATCACCATTGGAACGCTGCTGTTGTCGAGCCCACTCTGTTCCAACACGAGTGTCGGACTCTGGGAAGCACTGTTCACTGCGACCTCCGCAGTCACCGTGACAGGCCTGACTGTGATCGATGTGGGCAAGGATCTCACGGTCGTCGGTCAGGGCGTTCTGGCGTTCATGATCCTGGTGGGAGGCCTCGGCCTGATGGCTATCACCACCTTCCTGCAAGGGTTCGTGGTACGGGGCGCTTCCCTGAAGCGTCGCCTGGACCGTGGCCAGGCCCTTGATCAATTCGGTGTGGGTGGAGTCGGCGGCACGTTCAGAAGCATCGCCCTCACCGCAGCAGTGCTGATCATGATTGGGGCTTTTGTTCTCTACAGCTACGGCTTTTCAGATCTTCCTGCGGGCGGAGAAAGGCTGTGGGCATCTTTGTTTCACAGCATCTCGGCCTACAACAATGCGGGATTCGGCCTCTGGAATGACAGCCTCGAGGGCTACCGGACAAATCGGGTGGTCAACGCGGTGATCATGCTGCTGATCGTTCTGGGAGGACTGGGCTGGCGTGTCACCAGTGATCTCTGGAGCAATCGACAACGACTCAAGCGCCGCAATCTCAGTCTCCACACACGACTGGTGCTGAGAACATCAATTTTGCTGATCCTGATCGGCACCTTCGGACTGCTGCTGACCGAATCCCTGTCCAAGGGGCATATCCTCACGACGATGGGCTGGCCTGAACGGCTGATGAGCGCCCTGTTCGAGTCAGTGAGTGCAAGAACAGCGGGCTTCACCACTGTTCCCCTCTCAGAGCACAGTGTTTCCGACTCAGGCCTGTTACTGCTGATGGCCTTGATGTTCATCGGCGCCAGCCCCGGGGGGACTGGAGGGGGAATCAAAACAACCACGGTGGCAGCCCTGATGGCCGCCACCAGATCCACACTTCGCGGTCAGGATGATGTCGTGATCCGTCATCGTCAGATTCCCGACAAAGTGGTGCTGAGGGCCGTGAGCATCACCATGGCGTCGCTGATGTTTGTACTTGTGATGGCACTGCTTCTCGCCCTCACCACCAATCAGAACGGCGAGGAGCCACTCACCTTCCTGGAACTGCTTTTCACCTGCATCTCGGCCTTTGCCACGGTGGGGATGGATCTGGGCGTCACCGAACAACTGGGGCG includes:
- a CDS encoding TrkH family potassium uptake protein — translated: MALPRAIHRTQAWYRRLTVPQFTVVTGLLVITIGTLLLSSPLCSNTSVGLWEALFTATSAVTVTGLTVIDVGKDLTVVGQGVLAFMILVGGLGLMAITTFLQGFVVRGASLKRRLDRGQALDQFGVGGVGGTFRSIALTAAVLIMIGAFVLYSYGFSDLPAGGERLWASLFHSISAYNNAGFGLWNDSLEGYRTNRVVNAVIMLLIVLGGLGWRVTSDLWSNRQRLKRRNLSLHTRLVLRTSILLILIGTFGLLLTESLSKGHILTTMGWPERLMSALFESVSARTAGFTTVPLSEHSVSDSGLLLLMALMFIGASPGGTGGGIKTTTVAALMAATRSTLRGQDDVVIRHRQIPDKVVLRAVSITMASLMFVLVMALLLALTTNQNGEEPLTFLELLFTCISAFATVGMDLGVTEQLGRFGQLILVVGMFVGRLGILLLLSAIWESFDRNQLQRQNRIGYPREDLYV